The Mucilaginibacter sp. PAMB04168 genome contains the following window.
TCAATATAAACGTTAAACAAACACATAACGGGGCACCCATTGGGTAATTTTTACACTCAGCCGGGCGCCTTATATCAGTTTAGTTACATTTTTTTAATGTTTGATGCTTGTTATTATTAAAAAAAATGGCTTTCATTGCAAAAATGTTTGTTGAAACATAATAAATGACAGCGCTCACGTTAAGTAGTACATTGCTAAAAATATCTACCTAACAATCTGGCATTAAATAATTGTAAAGAATAACATTTTGCGTAATTTTATATTGATAAAATTATAGATTTGTTATTTATGTAAATACGCATATTTAATTAACTAAATATTATAAACAAAAACTAAAAACTAAATTTAAAGTAATGGCAACCGCACCATCAAAACCAACTACTCCTGTTAAAAAAGAAAGCTCTGGTAACTCAAGCGCTTTCGCTTCTTTAGTAATTCCTATTTGTTTCGTAATAGCAGTATTGCTGTTTATTTTCGTTTTGGGTGATGCAAGCCACTATAAAGGCGGCGACGTTGAGCACGGCGAACCAACCGATTACTTCGGAACTATACACAAAGGCGGTCCAATTGTACCCGTGTTAATGACTTGTTTCTTAATGATGATCGTTTTCTCTATTGAGCGTTTTGTTGTAATTGGCAAAGCTTCTGGTACTGGTAACGTTGATGCTTTTGTTAGAAAAATCAATTCTTTCTTAAACCAAGGTAACATCGAAGCTGCAAGTGCAGAGTGCGATAAACAAAAAGGTTCAGTAGCTAACGTAATCAAATCAGGTCTGAAAAAATACCGTGAAATGGAAGAAGAGCCAAACCTTGACGTTGATCAAAAAACTTTAGCTATCCAAAAAGACATCGAAGAAGCAACTGCTTTAGAAATGCCAATGTTAGAGCAAAACTTAACTATCATCGCTACACTGGTATCAGTAGGTACACTGATCGGTTTGTTAGGTACGGTGGTAGGTATGATCGGTGCATTCCGTGCACTGGCTACTTCAGGTGCTCCTAACCAGGCTGAGTTATCATCTCACATTTCTGAGGCCTTGATTAATACAGCTTTGGGTATCTTAACTTCAGCATTGTCAATTATCTCTTACAACGTATTTACGTCTAAAATTGATAAACTGACTTACGCTATTGATGAGACTGGTTTCAGCATTGTGCAAACATTTGCTGCATCACACAAAAATAAAGCTAGATACTAGTATTGGTTTTTAAAATACTGTTACGCTGCTGATAATAAAACCGGTAGCGTAACAGTTAGATAATTAACCATTTATAGTATTGATTTTTATAAAGAAAATAAAAAATGCCTAGAGTAAAAATTCCAAGAAAGAGTACAGCAATTGACATGACAGCCATGTGTGACGTGGCTTTCCTTTTGCTTACCTTCTTTATATTAACGGCAAAACCTAAGGTAGAAGATCCGGTTCCGGTGGATACCCCCGGATCGGCATCACAAGTGCTACTACCTGAAAGTGATATTGCCACCCTTACCATTGGTGGTAAAGGAAAAGTGTTTTTTGGCATAGAAGGCTTTGAAGTGCGCAAACAATTGCTGCTTCGTATGGGCGAAAAGTATAAAATTGGTTTTACGCCAAAAGAGCTTGATCGCTACGCAGTAACACCAAGCATTGGTGTGCCAATGGCCCAGGTAAAACAGTTTATTAACATGGAAGGTGATCAGCGCAAAGAATTTAAAGCGCCTGGTATCCCTACCGATTCTGTTAGTAACGAATTGTTTAACTGGATTCACGAAGCCCGTATTGTAACTAAAAACATATCAGGTAAAGAACTGCGTATTACAATTAAAGGTGATAGTAAG
Protein-coding sequences here:
- a CDS encoding MotA/TolQ/ExbB proton channel family protein; this translates as MATAPSKPTTPVKKESSGNSSAFASLVIPICFVIAVLLFIFVLGDASHYKGGDVEHGEPTDYFGTIHKGGPIVPVLMTCFLMMIVFSIERFVVIGKASGTGNVDAFVRKINSFLNQGNIEAASAECDKQKGSVANVIKSGLKKYREMEEEPNLDVDQKTLAIQKDIEEATALEMPMLEQNLTIIATLVSVGTLIGLLGTVVGMIGAFRALATSGAPNQAELSSHISEALINTALGILTSALSIISYNVFTSKIDKLTYAIDETGFSIVQTFAASHKNKARY
- a CDS encoding biopolymer transporter ExbD, with the protein product MPRVKIPRKSTAIDMTAMCDVAFLLLTFFILTAKPKVEDPVPVDTPGSASQVLLPESDIATLTIGGKGKVFFGIEGFEVRKQLLLRMGEKYKIGFTPKELDRYAVTPSIGVPMAQVKQFINMEGDQRKEFKAPGIPTDSVSNELFNWIHEARIVTKNISGKELRITIKGDSKEEYPTIQRIIAILQKQEVNKFSLITSLRGK